A single region of the Lycium barbarum isolate Lr01 chromosome 2, ASM1917538v2, whole genome shotgun sequence genome encodes:
- the LOC132628049 gene encoding inositol-pentakisphosphate 2-kinase-like isoform X1: MEMVLQANDAKEWCYRGEGAVNLVLAYTGENPDFVGKVLRVQKVPNGSECENGYSGLTEMECLLWKEYEELVSAPTREIVEYYFVKRVMCSLLGSKNVDAGTRILVNREFLETVDNNVLCQRPSWRVDAAKVNPLSDSVLLISDHSLFPPGKHKQDFCISVEIKPKCGFLPLSEFIASENTIKRSVTRFQMHQALKLHQGKISEISAYDPLDLFSGSRDRVHKAIKGLFKTPQNNFRVFLNGSLILGKLGGNADATSCEVGKTFENALKCVIQAVDGKRTECLLDLISKTISSSGLLNKVLEVQKLDNSDIEGAIHAYYNVISQPCMVCKQTVEDQLSKRYNSLHSISKEESLKIVRNYLIAATAKDLSMMISFRPREDESVESPYSTVSVESTNQSFDYKAYFIDLDLKPLERMEYYYKLDQQIVSSYVQMVKSTQQDEIGA; encoded by the exons ATGGAGATGGTTTTGCAGGCTAATGATGCTAAAGAATGGTGTTACAGAGGGGAAGGAGCTGTTAATCTAGTGCTTGCTTATACTGGAGAAAATCCTGATTTT GTTGGAAAAGTGTTGCGGGTACAGAAGGTACCAAATGGATCTGAATGCGAGAATGGTTATTCAGGTCTAACAGAGATGGAGTGCCTCTTATGGAAAGAATATGAAGAGCTGGTATCAGCTCCTACAAGGGAAATTGTTGAATACTATTTTGTGAAGCGTGTAATGTGCTCGCTGTTGGGTTCAAAGAATGTTGATGCAGGG ACTCGCATCCTTGTGAACCGAGAGTTTCTGGAAACAGTTGATAACAATGTTCTATGTCAGCGTCCTTCTTGGCGTGTTGATGCCGCAAAGGTCAACCCCCTGTCTGATTCTGTGCTGCTGATATCCGATCATTCACTTTTCCCACCTG GTAAGCATAAACAGGACTTCTGCATATCTGTAGAAATAAAG CCTAAATGCGGATTCCTTCCGCTTTCGGAATTTATTGCGTCAGAAAACACAATTAAAAGGAGTGTAACTCGTTTCCAAATGCATCAGGCTTTAAAATTGCACCAAGGAAAG ATATCAGAGATAAGTGCATATGATCCATTGGATTTGTTTTCTGGATCCAGAGATAGAGTACACAAAGCAATAAAGGGCCTCTTTAAGACCCCACAGAACAATTTCCGAGTTTTCCTGAATGGTTCTCTCATCTTAGGGAAATTGGGTGGTAATGCAGATGCTACAAGCTGTGAAGTTGGTAAAACATTTGAAAATGCACTCAAGTGTGTAATCCAAGCTGTAGATGGGAAGCGGACAGAATGCCTTCTGGATCTCATTTCCAAGACCATTTCTAGTTCAGGACTGCTAAATAAGGTTCTTGAAGTCCAGAAGTTAGACAATTCTGACATTGAAGGTGCAATTCATGCATATTACAACGTCATTTCTCAGCCTTGCATGGTATGTAAACAGACAGTTGAAGATCAGTTGTCAAAAAGATACAATTCCTTGCATTCAATTTCAAAGGAGGAAAGCTTGAAGATTGTGAGGAACTACTTGATTGCTGCGACTGCAAAGGACCTGAGCATGATGATTAGTTTTAGACCTCGAGAAGATGAAAGTGTGGAATCTCCATATAGCACAGTTTCCGTAGAATCAACCAACCAAAGTTTTGATTACAAG GCTTATTTCATTGACCTGGATTTGAAACCTTTGGAGAGGATGGAATACTACTACAAGTTAGACCAACAGATAGTCAGCAGCTATGTTCAGATGGTAAAATCCACGCAGCAGGATGAAATCGGAGCTTGA
- the LOC132628049 gene encoding inositol-pentakisphosphate 2-kinase-like isoform X2 has translation MECLLWKEYEELVSAPTREIVEYYFVKRVMCSLLGSKNVDAGTRILVNREFLETVDNNVLCQRPSWRVDAAKVNPLSDSVLLISDHSLFPPGKHKQDFCISVEIKPKCGFLPLSEFIASENTIKRSVTRFQMHQALKLHQGKISEISAYDPLDLFSGSRDRVHKAIKGLFKTPQNNFRVFLNGSLILGKLGGNADATSCEVGKTFENALKCVIQAVDGKRTECLLDLISKTISSSGLLNKVLEVQKLDNSDIEGAIHAYYNVISQPCMVCKQTVEDQLSKRYNSLHSISKEESLKIVRNYLIAATAKDLSMMISFRPREDESVESPYSTVSVESTNQSFDYKAYFIDLDLKPLERMEYYYKLDQQIVSSYVQMVKSTQQDEIGA, from the exons ATGGAGTGCCTCTTATGGAAAGAATATGAAGAGCTGGTATCAGCTCCTACAAGGGAAATTGTTGAATACTATTTTGTGAAGCGTGTAATGTGCTCGCTGTTGGGTTCAAAGAATGTTGATGCAGGG ACTCGCATCCTTGTGAACCGAGAGTTTCTGGAAACAGTTGATAACAATGTTCTATGTCAGCGTCCTTCTTGGCGTGTTGATGCCGCAAAGGTCAACCCCCTGTCTGATTCTGTGCTGCTGATATCCGATCATTCACTTTTCCCACCTG GTAAGCATAAACAGGACTTCTGCATATCTGTAGAAATAAAG CCTAAATGCGGATTCCTTCCGCTTTCGGAATTTATTGCGTCAGAAAACACAATTAAAAGGAGTGTAACTCGTTTCCAAATGCATCAGGCTTTAAAATTGCACCAAGGAAAG ATATCAGAGATAAGTGCATATGATCCATTGGATTTGTTTTCTGGATCCAGAGATAGAGTACACAAAGCAATAAAGGGCCTCTTTAAGACCCCACAGAACAATTTCCGAGTTTTCCTGAATGGTTCTCTCATCTTAGGGAAATTGGGTGGTAATGCAGATGCTACAAGCTGTGAAGTTGGTAAAACATTTGAAAATGCACTCAAGTGTGTAATCCAAGCTGTAGATGGGAAGCGGACAGAATGCCTTCTGGATCTCATTTCCAAGACCATTTCTAGTTCAGGACTGCTAAATAAGGTTCTTGAAGTCCAGAAGTTAGACAATTCTGACATTGAAGGTGCAATTCATGCATATTACAACGTCATTTCTCAGCCTTGCATGGTATGTAAACAGACAGTTGAAGATCAGTTGTCAAAAAGATACAATTCCTTGCATTCAATTTCAAAGGAGGAAAGCTTGAAGATTGTGAGGAACTACTTGATTGCTGCGACTGCAAAGGACCTGAGCATGATGATTAGTTTTAGACCTCGAGAAGATGAAAGTGTGGAATCTCCATATAGCACAGTTTCCGTAGAATCAACCAACCAAAGTTTTGATTACAAG GCTTATTTCATTGACCTGGATTTGAAACCTTTGGAGAGGATGGAATACTACTACAAGTTAGACCAACAGATAGTCAGCAGCTATGTTCAGATGGTAAAATCCACGCAGCAGGATGAAATCGGAGCTTGA